In Nicotiana tabacum cultivar K326 chromosome 17, ASM71507v2, whole genome shotgun sequence, one DNA window encodes the following:
- the LOC107758918 gene encoding plant cysteine oxidase 2-like isoform X1 — MGIEKNVSDRKDKREYSNSKKRRRSRRRREVSKVQKLYETCKQVFANCGPGVVPSPQNVERLKAVLDNMTKADVGLTTNMPYFKSTVSERSPKIMYLHLHECDKFSIGIFCLPPSAVIPLHNHPGMTVFSKLLFGKMHIKSYDWADNLLPDQSTPNANISDNDVGDWTGLRLAKLKVNSEFRAPCKTSILYPADGGNMHCFTTRTACAVLDVLGPPYCDPEGRHCQYYYDFPFPNFSVDGLSVPEEQQNEYAWLKEREKPEDLTVDGALYSGPDLILVK, encoded by the exons ATGGGGATTGAGAAAAATGTAAGTGATAGGAAAGATAAAAGGGAGTACAGTAACTCGAAGAAGAGGCGTCGGAGTCGGAGGCGGAGGGAAGTGTCAAAGGTTCAGAAACTGTATGAAACTTGCAAACAAGTTTTTGCTAATTGCGGACCCGGCGTTGTGCCCTCCCCGCAAAATGTTGAACGTCTCAAAGCAGTTTTGG ATAACATGACTAAAGCAGATGTTGGCTTGACAACGAATATGCCATATTTCAAGTCTACAGTATCTGAAAGATCTCCTAAAATAATGTACCTGCATCTCCATGAATGTGACAAATTCTCG ATTGGTATCTTTTGCTTGCCGCCATCAGCAGTCATTCCTCTTCATAACCATCCTGGAATGACAGTTTTCAGCAAGCTTCTCTTTGGTAAAATGCACATCAAATCTTATGATTGGGCGGATAATCTCCTTCCTGATCAATCAACTCCAAATGCCAATATATCTGACA ATGATGTAGGTGATTGGACTGGACTACGTCTTGCAAAGTTGAAGGTGAATTCCGAGTTTAGAGCTCCTTGTAAGACATCAATCCTCTATCCAGCTGATGGAGGTAATATGCACTGCTTCACAACACGAACGGCTTGCGCCGTACTTGATGTGCTTGGCCCACCTTATTGTGATCCTGAAGGTCGCCATTGTCAATACTACTATGACTTCCCATTTCCCAATTTCTCAG TGGATGGCTTGTCAGTGCCTGAGGAACAACAAAATGAATATGCGTGGCTCAAAGAGAGGGAGAAACCTGAGGACTTAACTGTAGATGGAGCATTGTACAGTGGACCAGATTTAATACTAGTAAAGTGA
- the LOC107758918 gene encoding plant cysteine oxidase 2-like isoform X2, with protein MGIEKNVSDRKDKREYSNSKKRRRSRRRREVSKVQKLYETCKQVFANCGPGVVPSPQNVERLKAVLDNMTKADVGLTTNMPYFKSTVSERSPKIMYLHLHECDKFSIGIFCLPPSAVIPLHNHPGMTVFSKLLFGKMHIKSYDWADNLLPDQSTPNANISDNDVGDWTGLRLAKLKVNSEFRAPCKTSILYPADGGNMHCFTTRTACAVLDVLGPPYCDPEGRHCQYYYDFPFPNFSVQWMACQCLRNNKMNMRGSKRGRNLRT; from the exons ATGGGGATTGAGAAAAATGTAAGTGATAGGAAAGATAAAAGGGAGTACAGTAACTCGAAGAAGAGGCGTCGGAGTCGGAGGCGGAGGGAAGTGTCAAAGGTTCAGAAACTGTATGAAACTTGCAAACAAGTTTTTGCTAATTGCGGACCCGGCGTTGTGCCCTCCCCGCAAAATGTTGAACGTCTCAAAGCAGTTTTGG ATAACATGACTAAAGCAGATGTTGGCTTGACAACGAATATGCCATATTTCAAGTCTACAGTATCTGAAAGATCTCCTAAAATAATGTACCTGCATCTCCATGAATGTGACAAATTCTCG ATTGGTATCTTTTGCTTGCCGCCATCAGCAGTCATTCCTCTTCATAACCATCCTGGAATGACAGTTTTCAGCAAGCTTCTCTTTGGTAAAATGCACATCAAATCTTATGATTGGGCGGATAATCTCCTTCCTGATCAATCAACTCCAAATGCCAATATATCTGACA ATGATGTAGGTGATTGGACTGGACTACGTCTTGCAAAGTTGAAGGTGAATTCCGAGTTTAGAGCTCCTTGTAAGACATCAATCCTCTATCCAGCTGATGGAGGTAATATGCACTGCTTCACAACACGAACGGCTTGCGCCGTACTTGATGTGCTTGGCCCACCTTATTGTGATCCTGAAGGTCGCCATTGTCAATACTACTATGACTTCCCATTTCCCAATTTCTCAG TACAGTGGATGGCTTGTCAGTGCCTGAGGAACAACAAAATGAATATGCGTGGCTCAAAGAGAGGGAGAAACCTGAGGACTTAA